One Amaranthus tricolor cultivar Red isolate AtriRed21 chromosome 1, ASM2621246v1, whole genome shotgun sequence DNA window includes the following coding sequences:
- the LOC130817320 gene encoding serine/threonine-protein kinase PBL27-like codes for MGGCFPCWGSSNQTGFADKEVNNKEGGKDSSIVPSNQLGKVNSDKSKSRNGPDLKKEPPVPKDGSTPHIAAQTFTFRELAAATKNFRPECLLGEGGFGRVYKGHLESTGQVVAVKQLDRNGLQGNREFLVEVLMLSLLHHTNLVNLIGYCADGDQRLLVYEYMPLGSLEDHLHDLPPGKEPLDWNTRMKIAAGAAKGLEYLHDKANPPVIYRDLKSSNILLDEGYHPKLSDFGLAKLGPVGDKTHVSTRVMGTYGYCAPEYAMTGQLTLKSDVYSFGVVFLELITGRKAIDNTRAPGEQNLVAWARPLFKDRRKFPKMADPLLQGRYPMRGLYQALAVAAMCLQEQAATRPLIGDVVTALTYLASQTYDPNAPNTHSSRVGSSTPRSRDERRSYGESIDSPDRRAPRLSSPSTLRNSPDFRKRDHVRELSTGAELGRSEMGGGSGRRWGLDDLERQDSLRGSPASTGRTPRNRDLDRERAVAEAKVWGENWRERKRANAVGSFDTSNE; via the exons ATGGGTGGGTGTTTTCCATGTTGGGGATCATCCAACCAAACTGGGTTTGCTGATAAAGAAGTAAATAACAAGGAGGGTGGTAAAGATAGCTCAATTGTTCCATCTAATCAACTGGGCAAAGTTAATTCag ATAAATCAAAGTCTCGCAATGGTCCTGATTTAAAGAAGGAGCCACCAGTTCCAAAGGATGGCTCAACTCCTCATATTGCTGCACAAACATTTACATTCCGAGAGCTTGCAGCTGCCACAAAGAACTTCAGACCAGAGTGCTTGCTCGGTGAAGGAGGTTTTGGACGTGTTTACAAGGGTCACTTGGAGAGCACTGGACAG GTTGTTGCAGTGAAACAACTTGATCGAAATGGACTTCAAGGAAACAGGGAATTTTTGGTTGAAGTTCTTATGCTTAGTCTTTTGCACCATACAAACCTTGTCAATTTGATTGGATACTGCGCTGATGGAGATCAAAGACTTCTTGTATATGAATATATGCCATTGGGTTCATTGGAGGATCATTTACATG ATCTACCCCCTGGCAAAGAGCCTCTTGATTGGAACACACGCATGAAGATTGCAGCTGGTGCTGCCAAGGGCTTGGAGTATTTGCATGACAAAGCCAATCCCCCTGTGATATACAGAGATCTAAAATCATCCAACATCCTTCTAGATGAGGGATATCATCCAAAGTTATCTGATTTCGGACTTGCAAAATTGGGCCCTGTTGGAGACAAGACTCATGTCTCCACACGGGTCATGGGCACGTATGGTTACTGTGCTCCAGAATATGCTATGACCGGTCAACTCACGTTGAAGTCTGACGTGTATAGTTTTGGGGTGGTTTTTCTTGAACTCATCACAGGGCGTAAAGCCATTGATAACACTCGAGCTCCTGGAGAGCAAAATCTTGTTGCTTGG GCTCGCCCTCTTTTCAAAGATCGTAGGAAGTTTCCTAAAATGGCCGATCCTCTTCTGCAAGGCCGGTATCCAATGCGAGGTCTTTACCAAGCTCTGGCAGTTGCAGCAATGTGTCTACAAGAACAAGCTGCGACCAGGCCTCTTATTGGGGATGTTGTGACTGCTCTTACATATTTGGCTTCTCAAACCTATGATCCAAATGCGCCTAATACTCATAGCAGTAGAGTAGGCTCATCCACACCCAGAAGTCGAGATGAGCGGAGAAGTTATGGTGAAAGTATAGATAGTCCAGATAGGCGTGCCCCCCGTCTCAGTTCTCCTTCCACTTTAAGAAATTCTCCAGACTTCAGAAAGAGAGATCATGTTCGAGAACTGAGTACAGGTGCCGAATTAGGCAGAAGTGAAATGGGAGGTGGGTCAGGGAGGAGGTGGGGCTTGGATGACCTAGAAAGGCAGGATTCACTGAGAGGAAGTCCTGCTAGTACAGGAAGAACTCCTAGGAACCGTGATTTAGATAGAGAACGTGCTGTTGCGGAGGCTAAAGTATGGGGTGAGAATTGGAGGGAGAGGAAGCGGGCAAATGCTGTTGGTAGTTTTGACACCTCAAATGAGTAG
- the LOC130817312 gene encoding ISWI chromatin-remodeling complex ATPase CHR11, whose product MAKPSKQLYSSEDASNSSEEDQVNDQIDEDDDEELEAVARPVDSDEEDADEDVPPTDDLEDDFEDANVGSNEISKRERARLKEMQKLKKQKIQEILDKQNAAVDADMNNKGKGRLKYLLQQTEIFAHFAKGEQSASQKAKGRGRHASKVTEEEEDEEYLKEEETGTANTRLVTQPSCIQGKMRDYQLAGLNWLIRLYENGINGILADEMGLGKTLQTISLMGYLHEFRGITGPHMVVAPKSTLGNWMNEIKRFCPILRAVKFLGNPEERRHIREDLLVAGKFDVCVTSFEMAIKEKSCLRRFSWRYIIIDEAHRIKNENSLLSKTMRLYNTNYRLLITGTPLQNNLHELWSLLNFLLPEIFSSAETFDEWFQISGDNDQQEVVQQLHKVLRPFLLRRLKSDVEKGLPPKKETILKVGMSQMQKQYYRALLQKDLEVVNAGGERKRLLNIAMQLRKCCNHPYLFQGAEPGPPYTTGDHLITNAGKMVLLDKLLPKLKERGSRVLIFSQMTRLLDILEDYLMFRGHQYCRIDGNTGGDDRDASIEAFNKPGSEKFAFLLSTRAGGLGINLATADIVILYDSDWNPQVDLQAQDRAHRIGQKKEVQVFRFCTEFTIEEKVIERAYKKLALDALVIQQGRLAEQKTVNKDELLQMVRFGAEMVFSSGDSTITDEDIDRIIAKGEEATAELDAKMKKFTEDAIKFKMDDTADLYDFDDDKDENKVDFKKLVSDNWIEPPKRERKRNYSESEYFKQTMRQSGPARPKEPRIPRMPQLHDFQFFNTQRLTELYEKEVRHLMQTHQKNQIKDSIDVDEPDEMTDPPLTSEEQDEKDRLLEEGFSTWTRRDFNTFIRACEKFGRNDIKSIAIEMEGKTYEEVERYAKVFKERYKELNDYDRIIKNIERGEARISRKDEIMKAIGKKLDRYKNPWLELKIQYGQNKGKLYNEECDRFMICMVHKLGYGNWDELKAAFRTSPLFRFDWFVKSRTTQELARRCDTLIRLVERENQEYDERERQARKEKKLAKNATPSKRGAGRQQAESPTSSKKRKQLTMDDFTAGSGKRRK is encoded by the exons ATGGCGAAACCCTCTAAACAACTATATTCATCAGAAGATGCTTCCAATTCGTCCGAAGAAGACCAAGTTAATGACCAAATCGATGAAGACGACGATGAAGAACTTGAAGCTGTTGCTAGACCTGTCGATTCTGATGAAGAAGATGCTGATGAAGATGTTCCTCCTACTGATGACCTAGAAGATGACTTTGAG GATGCAAACGTTGGTAGTAATGAAATTTCAAAGCGTGAAAGAGCGAGGTTAAAAGAAATGCAGAAGCTAAAGAAGCAGAAGATTCAAGAAATATTGGACAAGCAAAATGCTGCAGTTGATGCTGACATG AATAATAAGGGTAAGGGGCGTTTGAAGTACCTTCTTCAGCAGACAGAGATATTTGCTCATTTTGCCAAGGGTGAACAATCGGCTTCCCAAAAGGCCAAGGGAAG GGGACGACATGCTTCAAAGGTGActgaagaagaggaagatgagGAATATcttaaagaagaagaaactggGACTGCAAATACAAGGCTTGTCACACAACCTTCTT GTATACAAGGAAAGATGAGAGACTACCAGCTTGCGGGATTGAACTGGCTCATTCGTTTATATGAGAATGGTATAAATGGAATCCTTGCCGATGAAATG GGTCTTGGTAAAACTCTGCAAACTATCTCTTTGATGGGTTATCTTCATGAGTTTAGAGGCATCACTGGGCCGCACATGGTTGTTGCTCCAAAATCAACCCTTGGCAACTGGATGAATGAAATAAAGCGCTTTTGTCCAATTTTGCGGGCTGTAAAATTTCTGGGAAATCCTGAGGAAAGG AGGCATATACGTGAGGATTTGTTGGTTGCTGGAAAATTTGATGTCTGTGTTACTAGTTTTGAAATGGCAATTAAAGAGAAGTCTTGTTTGCGTCGCTTTAGTTGGCGATACATCATCATTGATGAAGCACATAGAATCAAAAATGAGAACTCTCTTCTATCAAAAACGATGAGGCTCTATAATACCAACTACCGTTTACTCATCACTGGAACTCCACTTCAG AATAATCTCCATGAACTTTGGTCACTTCTCAACTTCTTGTTACCAGAGATTTTTAGTTCAGCGGAGACATTTGATGAGTGGTTTCAGATATCTGGGGATAATGACCAGCAGGAGGTCGTTCAACAACTTCATAAG GTCCTCAGACCCTTTCTTCTTCGGAGGCTGAAGTCAGATGTTGAGAAAGGTTTACCcccaaaaaaagaaacaatccTTAAAGTGGGCATGTCTCAAATGCAAAAGCAGTACTATAGAGCTTTACTACAGAAGGACCTTGAAGTTGTTAATGCTGGTGGAGAGCGTAAACGCCTTCTAAATATTGCAATGCAACTGAGAAAATGTTGCAATCACCCATATTTGTTCCAAGGTGCTGAACCTGGTCCTCCCTACACCACAGGAGATCACTTGATTACAAATGCTG GCAAAATGGTTTTGCTGGATAAGTTGCTTCCTAAGTTAAAGGAGCGCGGATCTAGGGTTTTAATCTTTTCACAG ATGACAAGGTTGCTTGATATTTTGGAGGATTATCTTATGTTTCGTGGTCACCAGTATTGTCGGATAGACGGTAATACTGGTGGGGATGATCGTGATGCTTCCATTGAGGCTTTTAATAAGCCAGGAAGTGAAAAGTTTGCTTTCTTACTGTCAACACGAGCTGGAGGTCTTGGAATTAATCTTGCAACTGCAGACATTGTTATTCTTTATGACAGTGACTg GAATCCGCAAGTTGATTTGCAAGCACAGGACAGAGCCCACAGGATTGGACAAAAGAAGGAGGTTCAAGTTTTCCGTTTCTGTACGGAG TTTACTATCGAGGAAAAAGTGATTGAGAGAGCTTATAAGAAACTTGCGCTTGATGCATTGGTTATTCAACAAGGACGACTGGCAGAGCAAAAGA CTGTTAACAAGGATGAGCTGCTCCAAATGGTGAGATTTGGTGCTGAAATGGTTTTTAGCTCTGGGGATAGCACAATCACTGATGAAGATATAGATCGAATTATTGCCAAAGGAGAAGAGGCAACTGCTGAGCTTGatgcaaaaatgaaaaaattcacAGAGGATGCCATTAAGTTTAAAATGGATGACA CGGCTGATCTCtatgattttgatgatgacaag GATGAAAACAAGGTAGACTTCAAGAAACTTGTGAGTGACAACTGGATTGAGCCACCAAAACGAGAGAGAAAGCGCAA TTATTCAGAATCAGAATATTTCAAGCAAACCATGCGCCAAAGTGGTCCTGCTAGGCCTAAGGAACCTCGTATACCTCGCATGCCTCAGTT GCATGACTTTCAGTTTTTTAACACTCAAAGGCTTACTGAACTCTATGAAAAGGAAGTGCGTCATCTCATG CAAACCCATCAGAAAAATCAGATTAAAGATTCAATAGATGTGGATGAGCCTGATG aaaTGACAGATCCACCATTGACTTCTGAAGAACAGGACGAAAAGGATCGTTTGTTAGAGGag GGTTTCTCAACATGGACTCGGAGAGattttaatacctttattaGGGCTTGTGAGAAGTTTGGTAGGAATGATATAAAGAGCATTGCTATCGAGATGGAAGGAAAAACATATGAGGAAGTTGAAAGATATGCCAAAGTTTTCAAAgagagatacaaagaattaaaTG ATTATGATAGGATTATCAAGAATATTGAGCGAGGTGAGGCTAGGATTTCTAGGAAAGATGAGATTATGAAGGCAATTGGGAAGAAGCTGGATCGATACAAAAATCCCTGGTTGGAGCTGAAGATCCAGTATGGTCAGAACAAAGGGAAACTATACAACGAAGAATGTGATCGTTTTATG ATTTGCATGGTTCACAAACTTGGATATGGAAATTGGGATGAGTTAAAGGCTGCTTTCCGAACTTCTCCGTTGTTTCGTTTTGATTGGTTTGTTAAATCGCGCACCACTCAAGAACTTGCAAGGAGATGTGATACACTTATTCGTCTGGTTGAAAGGGAGAATCAGGAATATGATGAGAGGGAGAGGCAGGCACGTAAAGAGAAGAAGCTTGCCAAG AATGCCACACCCTCTAAGCGTGGTGCAGGTCGTCAGCAAGCTGAAAGCCCCACTTCTTCGAAGAAAAGGAAGCAGCTAACGATGGATGACTTTACTGCTGGCTCG GGGAAGAGAAGGAAATAG